One part of the Alistipes onderdonkii genome encodes these proteins:
- a CDS encoding BamA/TamA family outer membrane protein yields the protein MLGLICSACSVTRKIPEGQYLLQKVKIDADKSTPRKERITAADFEKYVRQTPNKRFLGTNFYVWLYEQANPGKQNWWNNWKRRIGQEPVLLDMGLTDRSAQNLKIFMDSKGFRASQVTFEVDTTSRRKRARVTYRTRQGEPYRIDSVSYEFQDKFLEQIILPDTANTLLRKGGIFDITVLDRERERIAAYLKERGYYNFTVNNIEYVADTLGGGHKVGLELVVKQNLTGYNERGLPVMDNNMVYRIDQINVFPNYDPTVARTDSTFLQRLDTLYYRGLNIVYEKRPNLRPAILRQAVPLYPNYVYNSAQVNRAYTDLMSLGYFKSAKIEFVEQPQSAEVTNYVSFIGASADSTQTRYTREGYLKCNILCTPTLKQSFKVDLEGSTTSSFYGLKATVGYQNRNIFRGAEAFDVSFTAGYEFMKAPDARKKRATEFGITTGLTFPRFLMPWRTRRFRSVNQPKTKVELSVNFQDRPYYRRTLSSAGITYQWTNNRYSTFSLRPIDINVVDVNNLDESFLMINKTDSAGQQELTPNKYLLESFRTQFIGGLTFGYSYNNQRKNLGGNATNIRFNFETAGNLIDAVDRLFYARPKDGSPAKIFGIEYSQYFRTDLSISRKIMLGGATALVGRIYGGVAMAYGNSTSVPFDRQFYCGGSNGMRGWAPRTLGQGSVPDPHSSFPIQTGDVKLEANLELRFPIWGMVHGATFFDLGNIWYIRQNSDYSDDAVFHFDKFYKQLGFNTGIGLRLDIKFAVLRLDWGVQLHNPNNPSGEKWIHNLRWKNTALNFGVGYPF from the coding sequence ATGCTGGGCCTGATCTGCTCGGCATGCAGCGTCACACGCAAAATCCCCGAAGGCCAGTACCTGCTGCAGAAGGTGAAGATCGACGCCGACAAGTCGACGCCCCGCAAGGAGCGCATCACTGCGGCCGATTTCGAGAAATATGTGCGCCAGACCCCGAACAAACGCTTTCTGGGTACCAATTTCTATGTCTGGCTCTACGAGCAGGCCAACCCCGGCAAGCAGAACTGGTGGAACAACTGGAAGCGCAGGATCGGGCAGGAGCCCGTGTTGCTGGACATGGGCCTGACGGATCGGAGTGCCCAGAACCTGAAGATCTTTATGGATTCGAAGGGCTTCCGCGCATCGCAGGTGACCTTCGAGGTGGACACCACCTCGCGGCGCAAACGCGCCAGGGTCACTTACCGAACCCGGCAGGGCGAGCCTTACCGGATCGACTCCGTGTCCTATGAGTTCCAGGACAAGTTCCTCGAACAGATCATCCTGCCCGATACCGCCAATACGCTGCTCCGCAAGGGCGGCATCTTCGACATCACAGTACTCGACCGCGAGCGCGAGCGTATTGCGGCCTACCTCAAGGAGCGGGGTTATTACAACTTTACGGTCAACAATATCGAGTATGTGGCCGATACGCTGGGCGGGGGCCATAAGGTCGGGCTCGAACTGGTCGTCAAGCAGAACCTTACGGGATATAACGAGCGCGGCCTTCCGGTCATGGACAACAACATGGTCTACCGTATCGACCAGATCAACGTCTTCCCCAATTACGACCCTACGGTAGCCCGAACCGATTCGACGTTCCTGCAGCGGCTCGACACGCTCTATTACCGCGGCTTGAATATCGTCTATGAGAAACGCCCCAACCTGCGACCCGCGATCCTGCGGCAGGCGGTACCGCTCTACCCGAACTATGTCTACAATTCGGCGCAGGTGAACCGTGCCTATACCGACCTGATGTCGCTCGGGTATTTCAAGAGCGCCAAGATCGAATTCGTGGAGCAGCCCCAGAGTGCCGAGGTCACCAACTACGTCTCCTTTATCGGGGCGTCGGCCGATTCCACGCAGACCCGTTATACGCGGGAAGGGTACCTGAAATGCAATATCCTCTGTACCCCGACCCTGAAACAGAGTTTCAAGGTCGATCTGGAAGGAAGCACCACGTCGAGCTTCTACGGACTGAAAGCCACCGTCGGCTACCAGAACCGTAATATCTTCCGGGGTGCCGAGGCGTTCGACGTTTCGTTCACGGCCGGCTATGAGTTTATGAAGGCGCCCGATGCCAGGAAGAAGCGGGCCACGGAATTCGGCATCACGACCGGGTTGACTTTCCCGCGCTTCCTGATGCCCTGGCGCACGCGGCGGTTCCGTTCGGTCAACCAGCCCAAGACCAAGGTCGAGTTGTCGGTCAATTTCCAGGATCGCCCCTATTACCGGCGCACGCTATCCAGTGCGGGCATCACCTACCAGTGGACGAACAACCGTTACTCGACGTTCTCGCTGCGGCCCATCGACATCAATGTGGTCGATGTCAACAACCTCGACGAATCGTTCCTGATGATAAACAAGACCGATTCCGCGGGGCAGCAGGAGCTCACACCCAACAAGTACCTGCTCGAGAGTTTCCGCACGCAGTTCATCGGCGGGCTGACGTTCGGCTATTCGTATAACAACCAGCGTAAGAACCTCGGGGGCAATGCGACCAATATCCGGTTCAATTTCGAGACGGCGGGCAACCTGATCGACGCCGTAGACCGCTTGTTCTATGCGCGTCCCAAAGACGGAAGCCCGGCCAAGATTTTCGGGATCGAATACTCGCAGTATTTCCGTACCGACCTGAGCATCAGCCGCAAGATCATGCTGGGGGGAGCCACGGCGCTCGTCGGCCGCATCTATGGCGGCGTGGCGATGGCTTACGGCAATTCGACCTCCGTCCCGTTCGACCGCCAGTTCTATTGCGGCGGCAGCAACGGTATGCGCGGCTGGGCGCCCCGTACGCTGGGGCAGGGTTCGGTGCCCGACCCCCACAGTTCCTTCCCCATACAGACGGGCGATGTGAAGCTGGAGGCCAACCTCGAACTGCGTTTCCCGATATGGGGCATGGTGCATGGCGCGACCTTCTTCGACCTGGGTAACATCTGGTATATCCGGCAGAACTCCGACTACTCCGATGATGCGGTCTTTCATTTCGACAAGTTTTACAAGCAGTTGGGGTTCAATACGGGCATCGGCCTGCGGCTGGACATCAAGTTCGCGGTGCTCCGTCTCGACTGGGGCGTGCAGCTCCATAATCCGAACAATCCCTCCGGCGAAAAGTGGATACACAACCTGCGCTGGAAAAATACGGCGCTCAATTTCGGCGTGGGGTACCCCTTCTGA
- a CDS encoding nitroreductase family protein produces MKSVLFKHRSIRKFRSTPIPEDVLHEILEAASRASTCGNMQLYSLVVTRDAALRGRLAPCHFNQPMVTQAPCVVTVCADVHRFSMWCRQRDADPAYDNFAWFLNAATDALLAAQNLCVEAELKGLGICYLGTTIYTAGEIADILELPKGVIPLTTVVVGYPDESPELTDRLPLEGVVHYEKYTDYTAAEIDELWAEREESELTKRLLEENGLPNLAQVFTQRRYVRKDNLAISNSYFALLKEKGFFNN; encoded by the coding sequence ATGAAAAGTGTGCTTTTCAAGCATCGTTCGATACGTAAGTTCCGTTCCACCCCTATTCCCGAGGATGTGCTGCACGAGATACTCGAAGCGGCATCGCGTGCTTCGACATGCGGTAACATGCAGCTCTATTCACTGGTCGTGACCCGCGATGCCGCTTTGCGCGGGAGGCTCGCCCCGTGCCACTTCAACCAGCCGATGGTAACGCAGGCCCCGTGCGTGGTGACGGTCTGCGCCGATGTGCACCGGTTCTCGATGTGGTGCCGGCAGCGCGATGCAGATCCGGCCTATGACAATTTCGCGTGGTTCCTCAATGCCGCGACCGATGCCCTGCTCGCTGCCCAGAACCTGTGCGTCGAGGCTGAACTGAAGGGGCTGGGCATTTGCTATCTCGGAACGACGATCTATACTGCCGGCGAGATTGCCGACATCCTCGAACTGCCCAAGGGCGTCATTCCGCTGACGACCGTCGTGGTGGGGTATCCCGACGAGTCGCCCGAACTGACCGACCGCCTGCCGCTCGAAGGTGTGGTGCACTATGAGAAATATACCGACTATACGGCCGCCGAGATCGACGAGTTGTGGGCCGAGCGCGAAGAGTCGGAGCTCACCAAACGCCTCCTCGAGGAGAACGGTCTGCCCAACCTGGCGCAGGTCTTCACGCAGCGCCGCTACGTTCGCAAGGACAACCTCGCGATTTCGAACTCCTATTTCGCGCTGTTGAAGGAAAAAGGGTTCTTTAACAACTGA
- the dapF gene encoding diaminopimelate epimerase — MLVKFVKYEGAGNDFILIDDRGEVFRPGARRIAALCDRHFGIGADGLMTLRRSAELDCSMRYYNADGSAGEMCGNGARCFALFAEHLGIGGETKFFDATDGVHTAHIRRAQGPAGEIELGMINVSEIRSGDGWWFLNTGVPHYVEMVHAVDGIDVNGRGRGIRYDTGRFPQGTNVNFVEVTGNGAIRMRTYERGVEHETLACGTGATAAAIITNYALQHGTTKYRIQVPGGELIVGFTHEAGTQNYTNIRLTGPARRVFSGVFETDNF; from the coding sequence GTGCTGGTAAAATTCGTCAAATACGAGGGGGCAGGCAACGATTTCATCCTGATCGACGATCGCGGAGAGGTATTCCGGCCGGGTGCCAGGCGTATCGCCGCCCTGTGCGACCGTCATTTCGGCATCGGTGCCGACGGGCTGATGACCCTGCGCCGCAGCGCCGAGCTGGACTGCTCGATGCGTTACTACAACGCCGACGGGTCGGCAGGGGAGATGTGCGGCAACGGCGCCCGCTGCTTCGCGCTCTTCGCCGAACATCTGGGCATCGGCGGGGAAACCAAATTTTTCGACGCGACGGACGGCGTGCATACGGCACACATCCGGCGTGCGCAGGGCCCCGCGGGCGAAATCGAGTTGGGCATGATAAATGTATCGGAAATCCGCAGCGGCGACGGCTGGTGGTTCCTCAATACGGGGGTTCCCCACTACGTGGAAATGGTACATGCTGTCGACGGCATCGACGTAAACGGGCGCGGCAGGGGTATCCGTTACGATACGGGGCGGTTCCCGCAGGGTACGAACGTCAATTTCGTCGAGGTCACGGGCAACGGAGCGATCCGTATGCGCACCTATGAACGGGGCGTCGAGCACGAGACGCTGGCCTGCGGCACGGGTGCCACGGCTGCAGCGATCATAACCAACTATGCTTTGCAGCACGGAACGACAAAATACCGGATACAGGTTCCCGGCGGAGAGCTGATCGTGGGCTTCACGCACGAGGCCGGGACACAGAATTATACGAATATCAGGCTCACGGGCCCTGCCCGCAGGGTTTTCAGCGGGGTATTCGAAACCGACAATTTCTAA